GCGGCATCCAGCAGCGGCAGCAGCGATGCGCCATTGTCTGATAATGCCTTGATGGTGACAGTGTCACCTAAAGCGGTAATGCGCAGCGCGCTATCGACCAGCAGCAGGCTTTTGAGATCGTCCTTGCTGTCGATATCCGCCGATTCCAGCAGCAGCGTTGCCGGACGTGCCCCGCACACCTGATGAAACAGCGCGGTCGGGTTGTGGCGATAGGCCGCCTCGCAGGTCAGCAGTTCGAGATGAGGTTTGGCTGTTTGCATGTTGTTGTTCTCATATTTTGTTCAAAAAAAAGCCCGCTGGGTAGCGGGCGGGTATCTGTTTGCATTTCGCAGACGCGTGACACTGCCCGAAGATCAGGAAGTGCGCCACCAGCCGTGCAGAGTGAAATGTGCTGTCATTTTCAGATACCTTTCTCGTGTGAACTTGCGTACTAGTTAACTAGTTCGATGGCGAGTTGTCAACCCTTGATTTCAGAATTTCACGTTAAGTCGGTATCATGGTGTTTTCGGATGTCTCCAACCTGTTATGGGAAGTGCTTTGAGCGATACCACCTACGCCATTATTTATGATTTACACAGCCATACTCAGGCCTCTGATGGCCTGCTGACACCCGAAGCCCTGGTTCATCGCGCCGTTGAAATGCGTGTCGGCACGCTGGCGATAACCGATCACGATACGACAGATGCCATTCCGGCGGCGCGCGCCGAGATCGCCCGCAGCGGGCTGGCGCTGAATCTGGTGTCCGGCGTCGAGATCTCGACCGTCTGGGAAAACCATGAGATTCATATTGTTGGCCTGAATATCGATATAGACCATCCGGCACTTACGGCATTTTTGCAAGAACAAAAAACGCGCCGCAATCAGCGCGCAGAGATGATCGGCGAGCGTCTGGAAAAGGCGCATATTCCGGGCGCGCTGGAAGGCGCGCAAAAGATGGCGAACGGCGGGGCGGTCACCCGCGGTCATTTCGCCCGTTTTCTGGTCGACGCGGGCAAAGCGACGACTATGGCGGACGTCTTTAAAAAGTATCTGGCGCGCGGTAAAACCGGATACGTTCCGCCACAGTGGTGTACAATAAAACAAGCTATTGATGTGATTCATCATTCTGGCGGTAAGGCCGTGCTGGCCCATCCTGGGCGGTATAATCTTTCTGCTAAATGGCTGAAAAGGCTGCTGGCACACTTTGCCGAATGCGGTGGCGAGGCGATGGAAGTCGCCCAGTGTCAGCAGGCGCCCAACGAGCGCGCGCAGCTCGCGACCTATGCCCGCCAGTTCGGCCTGCTTGGGTCACAGGGCTCTGATTTCCATCAGCCCTGCGCGTGGATCGAACTGGGGCGCAAGCTCTGGTTGCCTGCTGGCGTTGAGCCGGTCTGGCAGCTCTGGGAACAGCCGCAGCAAATTGAAGAGAGGGAAGTATGAGTCAGTTTTTCTATATCCATCCGGATAACCCGCAGCCACGTCTGATCAACCAGGCCGTGGAGATCGTCCGCAAAGGCGGCGTGATTGTCTACCCGACCGATTCAGGCTACGCGCTGGGCTGTAAAATTGAAGATAAAGGGGCAATGGAGCGCATTTGCCGTATTCGCCAGCTGCCGGACGGCCATAACTTTACCCTGATGTGCCGCGATCTCTCTGAGCTATCGACCTATGCGTATGTTGATAACGTGGCGTTTCGCCTGATTAAGAACAACACGCCCGGTAACTACACCTTCATCCTGAAGGGCACGAAGGAAGTACCGCGTCGTCTGCTGCAGGAGAAACGCAAAACCATCGGCATGCGCGTGCCGTCGAACCCGATTGCGCAGGCGCTGCTGGAAACCCTCGGTGAACCGATGCTCTCCACCTCGCTGATGCTGCCCGGAAGCGAGTTTACCGAGTCCGATCCGGAAGAGATCAAAGATCGCCTGGAGAAGGTGGTCGAGCTGATTATTCACGGCGGCTATCTCGGCCAGCAGCCGACCACCGTGGTCGACTTAACCGAAGATGCACCGGAAGTGATTCGTGAAGGCGTGGGTGACGTAAAGCCTTTCTTGTAAAGGTATAAGCAGATATACTACGCGGCCATCAAAGCAGGGCTCAGCCCTCTTTTGACCTGATTCGACGCCTGTGAAGGCGACACCTGAGGAAGCTCAATGAGCGAGAAGTTACAGAAAGTGCTGGCGCGTGCCGGCCACGGTTCACGCCGTGAAATCGAAGCCATTATTGAAGCGGGCCGCGTGAGTGTGGACGGTAAAATCGCCACGCTGGGTGACCGCGTAGAAATCGTACCGGGGCTGAAGATCCGCATCGATGGTCATCTTATCTCCGTTAAAGAGTCCGCTGAACAGATCTGCCGCGTACTGGCTTACTACAAGCCGGAAGGCGAGCTGTGCACCCGCAACGACCCGGAAGGTCGTCCGACGGTGTTTGACCGTCTGCCTAAACTGCGTGGCGCTCGCTGGATTGCCGTCGGCCGTCTGGACGTGAACACCTGCGGTCTGCTGCTGTTTACTACCGATGGTGAACTGGCAAACCGTCTGATGCACCCAAGCCGTGAAGTGGAACGTGAATACGCGGTGCGCGTATTTGGCCAGGTTGACGAAAATAAACTGCGCGATCTGTCGCGTGGCGTTCAGCTTGAAGACGGTCCTGCGGCGTTCAAAACCATCAAGTTTACCGGTGGGGAAGGCATTAACCAGTGGTACAACGTGACCCTGACCGAAGGCCGTAACCGCGAGGTGCGTCGTCTCTGGGAAGCGGTAGGCGTGCAGGTTAGCCGCCTGATCCGCGTTCGTTACGGCGACATTCTGCTGCCGAAAGGTCTGCCGCGCGGGGGTTATACCGAACTGGATCTGACCCAAACCAACTACCTGCGCGAGCTGGTTGGCCTGACGCCGGAAACCACCTCAAAAGTGGCGGTGGAAAAAGATCGTCGTCGCATGAAGGCGAATCAGATCCGTCGCGCGGTGAAGCGCCACAGCCAGGTGAGCAGCAGCCGCCGCTCCGGCAGCCGTAACAACAACGGTTAATATTAAAGCCCGGTGAACGCACCGGGCTTTTTTCTTTAGTAATCAATTCCAATTTGCGCTTTGATGCCTGCATCAAACGCATGTTTGACCGGACGCAGCTCGCTGACGGTATCGGCCATCTCCAGAATATCCCGATGACATCCGCGCCCCGTGACGATAACCGTCTGGTGTACAGGACGATTCTTCAGAGCATCCAGCACGGCTTCCAGCGGCAGGTAGTCGTAGGCGACCATATAGGTGATCTCATCCAGCAGAACCATATTCAGCGAGGGATTGGCCAGCATTCTCTTTGCATGCTCCCAGACGGCGAGACAGGCTGCAGTATCCGTTTCCCGGTTCTGAGTATCCCACGTAAACCCGGTCGCCATCACCTGAAACTCAACGCCGTGAGGCTCAAGCAAATTCCGCTCACCGTTGGGCCATTCGCCTTTGATAAACTGGATCACACCCACTTTTTGACCGTGTCCAACGGCGCGTGTCGCCGTGCCGAATGCGGCGGTGGTTTTCCCTTTTCCGTTGCCGGTAAAAACGATGACGATCCCACGTTCGTCCTGGGCTGCCGCGACGCGCGCATCGACCTGTTCTTTCAGACGCTGCTGGCGCTGCTGATGGCGTTCTTCACTCATTGCGAAATTCCTGGTTTACGTCCCGGCTGGGCGTCAAAGGTCATCCCGGTTTTGCGGCGGCTGTCGTCGCCCATCAGCCAGAGATAGAGCGGCATAATGTCTGCCGGGGTTTTCAGCTTCTGCGGATCTTCGCTCGGGAACGCGCTGGCGCGCATTTTGGTGCGCGTACCGCCCGGGTTAATGCAGTTTACGCGCAGATGGCGGTTCTGGTACTCCTCCGCCAGCACCTGCATCATGCCTTCGGTCGCGAATTTTGATACGGCATAGGCTCCCCAGTTTGCGCGTCCTTCACGGCCAACGCTGGACGAGGTAAAGACCAGTGACCCGGACTCGGATTTGAGTAATAAAGGAAGCAATGCCTGTGTGAGGTAAAAAGTGCCGTTGACGTTGACCTGCATCACCTGCTGCCAGATATCTGGATCCTGTTCATCCATCGGACGCACTTCACCTAGCAAACCGGCGTTATGCAGCACGCCGTCGAGTCTCGGATAGTGAGCGCTGATGCGCTGGGCTAATTCCTGGCACACCGCAGGCGTGCAGGTCAGTAAATCGAGCGTATACCACGGGGCCGGCGTGCCGCATACGGCCTCAATCTCCTGGGCGACGTTTTTCAGTTTTTCTTCGTTGCGCCCGATCAGAATGACGTTGGCGCCATATTCGGCGTATGTCAGGGCTGCCTCGCGGCCAATCCCGTCGCTGGCACCGGTGACAAGAATAATCCGGTTTTGCAGCAGATTTTTTTGCGGTTGATAATGCACGGTGACTCCTCAGGCGACCGGTGACGCAATGGCGCCTTTATGATGACTTTTCGGCTTTATGCCCGAATTAGCTTAATAATTCAATCAGTCTACAGGACGCATTACTGTAAAATTAACAATTTGCAAATATTTAAACTCCAGTCCGGGGATTCCTGAAGGCGGCTCGCAGAGGTAATGTCACGAGCGAGACGCATGGGCAGGGCTGTTGTACACTGCCGTGAAAGATTCGTGGTTAAATCAAGGTGAAACGCGTGGAATTACTTTCTCAATATGGGTTGTTTTTGGCCAAAATCGCGACGGTGGTGGTTGCCATTGCGGTGGTTGCCGTTCTGATTGCCAACCTGACGCAGCGCAAGCGTCAGCGTGGGGAGTTACGCATCACCCGCCTGAGCGAGCAGTATAAAGAGATGCAGGAAGAGATGTCTCTGGCGCTGCTTGATAGTCATCAACAGAAACTCTGGCAGAAAGCGCAGAAGAAAAAGCATAAACAGGAAGCCAAAGCGGCAAAGGCAAAAGCAAAGCTCAATGCGCCGCAGGATAAGGCCACGCCGCGCGTCTATGTGCTCGATTTTAAAGGCAGTATGGATGCGCATGAAGTGTCTTCTCTGCGGGAAGAAGTGACTGCCGTTCTGGCCGTGGCGACACCGCAGGATCAGGTTGTCGTGCGTCTTGAAAGCCCGGGCGGGGTGGTTCACGGTTACGGACTGGCCGCCTCACAGCTGCAGCGCCTGCGTGAAAAACAGATCCCGCTGACCGTTGCCGTGGATAAAGTGGCCGCGAGCGGTGGCTACATGATGGCCTGCGTGGCGGACAAAATTGTTGCCGCGCCGTTCTCCATTATTGGCTCGATCGGCGTGGTCGCACAAATTCCGAACTTTAACCGCTTCCTGAAAAATAAAGAGATTGATATCGAACTTCACACGGCGGGTCAGTACAAACGTACCCTGACGCTGCTGGGGGAAAACACGGAAGAAGGGCGTCAAAAATTCCGCGAAGATCTCAACGAAACGCATCATCTCTTTAAAGATTTTGTACACCGTATGCGCCCAACGCTCGATATTGAACAGGTCGCGACGGGCGAGCACTGGTACGGCGTCCAGGCGCAGGAGAAAGGGCTGGTGGATGAAGTCGGAACCAGCGACGATCTGCTGCTCAATCTGATGGAAGGCCGGGAACTGGTGGGCGTGCGCTTTACCCAGCGTAAGCGACTCCTTGACCGCTTTACCAACAGTGCGGCAGAAAGCGCGGACCGTCTGCTGCTGCGCTGGCTACAGCGCGGACAAAAACCGCTGCTGTAAACAAAAACGCGAGGCATATGCCTCGCGTTTTGCGTTAATCGACCAGGTGATATTTCTCTGAAAGCGTATGCGCCAGGTATTTGAACATGTTAAACACGGCGGTGCTTTTCGGGGTCGGTAAACCCTGTTCGTCAAGGAAGTATTCGCCGCTGAAAATCAGCACGCCATTACGCTGCTCTACCCCGGTGGCTTCAATGCCCGCCAGCGTATCTTCATGGTCACGGATAAGCTTGTTTGCTTCGATAAGCAGAGAGGCTCGGTCAATAGGTTGGGTCGTATTCTGCATAATCCACTCCTTAAACAGTGACAATAGTCTACGCCGAGGGCGCTTTGGGGGCAAATTTTCCCTGTAATGTGAGGGGATAAGGTGCAGGGTCCTGGCTGGCGGGATCTGCTTTTGCATGCTAATAAAGTTGCGTAACGAATTTTATCAGGTAGAGTGTGCGCTTTCGTCATTCTGGCAACAGAATTGCTTGACATTCAACCGGGAATTCGTCACGAATTACACGAGATGTGAGAAAAATACCCGAAAACTCAATCACCTGGGCGTCTTCTCATTAACGTCCGGTAAGTCAAAGGGGTTGATATCTCCTGAGGCAGTCGCAATATCATTGGCTCGTCGTCAGCGGAAGGGAAATCAACGTGCGGCGTATTCCTGGAAGAATTAAATTAGGTAAAGGTGAATATGGGTAAAGCTCTCGTCATCGTTGAGTCCCCGGCAAAAGCCAAAACGATCAATAAGTATCTGGGTAATGACTACGTGGTTAAGTCCAGCGTCGGTCATATCCGCGATTTGCCGACCAGTGGCTCAGCCAGCAAAAAGAGCGCAGACTCTACCTCCACCAAAGGGGCTAAAAAGCCTAAAAAGGATGAACGTAGCGCGCTTGTCAACCGCATGGGTGTTAACCCATGGCATAACTGGGATGCACAATATGAAGTGCTGCCCGGGAAAGAAAAAGTCGTTAACGAGCTGAAGCAGCTTGCTGAAAAAGCAGACCACATCTATCTCGCAACCGACCTTGACCGCGAAGGGGAAGCCATTGCGTGGCACCTGCGGGAAGTGATCGGTGGTGATGACAAACGCTACAGCCGTGTAGTGTTTAACGAAATTACGAAGAATGCGATTCGTCAGGCGTTTGAGAAGCCGGGCGAACTGAATATTGACCGCGTAAACGCACAGCAGGCTCGTCGCTTTATGGACCGCGTTGTGGGCTACATGGTCTCTCCACTGCTGTGGAAGAAGATTGCCCGTGGCCTGTCCGCAGGGCGTGTGCAATCCGTCGCCGTGCGTCTGGTCGTTGAGCGTGAGCGCGAAATTAAAGCCTTCGTGCCGGAAGAGTTCTGGGAAGTCGATGCCAATGTGACCACGCCGGGCGGTGACGCTCTGCCGCTGCAGGTGAGCCATCACAACGACAAGCCTTTCCGTCCAGAAAACCGCGACCAGACCATGGCCGCCGTAGCGCTGCTGGAAAAAGCACGCTATCAGGTGCTGGAACGTGAAGACAAACCGACCAGCAGCAAGCCGGGGGCACCGTTTATTACCTCCACGCTGCAACAGGCTGCAAGCACGCGTCTGGGTTATGGCGTGAAGAAGACCATGATGATGGCCCAGCGCCTGTATGAAGCGGGCTACATCACCTACATGCGTACCGACTCAACCAACCTGAGTCAGGACGCGGTCAGCATGGTGCGCGGCTACATCAGTGACAATTTCGGTAAGAAATACCTGCCGGAAAGCGCTAACCAGTTCGCCAGCAAAGAGAACTCTCAGGAAGCACACGAAGCGATTCGTCCTTCTGACGTCTCGGTGTTAGCGGAATCGCTGAAAGACATGGAAGCCGACGCGCAGAAGCTGTATCAGCTGATCTGGCGCCAGTTCGTGGCGTGCCAGATGACGCCAGCGCAGTACGACTCCACCACGCTGACCGTTGGTGCGGGTGAGTTCCGTCTCAAAGCGCGCGGTCGTATCCTGCGTTTCGACGGCTGGACGAAGGTGATGCCAGCGCTGCGTAAAGGTGATGAAGACCGAACGCTGCCGGCGGTAAATAAAGGGGATGAGCTCTCGCTGGTTGACCTCGTGCCAGCCCAGCACTTCACCAAGCCGCCTGCGCGCTTCAGTGAAGCGTCCCTGGTGAAAGAGCTGGAAAAACGCGGTATTGGTCGTCCGTCGACCTACGCGTCCATCATCTCGACGATCCAGGACCGTGGCTACGTACGCGTTGAAAACCGCCGTTTCTATGCGGAAAAAATGGGTGAGATCGTCACTGACCGTCTGGAGGCAAACTTCCGCGAGTTGATGAACTACGATTTCACCGCGCAAATGGAAGACAGCCTCGACCAGGTTGCCAGCCATCAGGCGGAATGGAAAAAGGTACTCGACAGCTTCTTCAGCGACTTTACCGACCAGCTTGAAAAAGCGGAGAAAGATCCTGAAGAGGGCGGCATGCTGCCTAACCAGATGGTTCTGACCAGCATCGACTGTCCAACCTGCGGCCGCAAGATGGGGATCCGCACAGCAACCACGGGCGTATTCCTTGGCTGCTCCGGCTATGCGCTGTCACCAAAAGAGCGCTGCAAAACCACCATCAACCTGGTGCCTGAGAACGAAGTTCTCAACGTGCTGGAGGGTGACGATGCGGAAACTAACGCTCTGCGTGCCAAACGCCGCTGCAAGAAATGCGGCACGGCAATGGACAGCTACCTGATCGATCCAAAACGTAAGCTGCACGTCTGCGGTAATAACCCAACGTGTGACGGGTATGAGATCGAAGAGGGCGAGTTCCGCATTAAAGGCTATGACGGCCCGATTGTGGAATGCGAGAAGTGCGGCTCTGAAATGCACCTGAAAATGGGGCGTTTCGGTAAGTACATGGCCTGTACCAACGACGAGTGTAAAAACACGCGCAAAATTCTGCGTAACGGCGAAGTGGCTCCTCCGAAGGAAGATCCGGTTCCGCTGCCAGAACTGCCGTGCGAGAAATCCGACGCGTACTTCGTGCTGCGTGATGGTGCCGCAGGTGTCTTCCTGGCCGCCAACACCTTCCCGAAATCGCGTGAAACGCGCGCGCCGCTGGTGGAAGAGTTGCATCGCTTCCGCGATCGTCTGCCTGAGAAACTGCGTTATCTGGCCGATGCGCCACAGCAGGATCCGGAAGGCAACAAAACCGTGGTACGGTTTAGCCGTAAAACTAAGCAGCAGTATGTTGCGGCCGAGAAAGAGGGTAAAGCGACCGGATGGTCTGCCTTCTTTGTCGATGGCAAATGGGTTGAAGGCAAGAAATAATCTTCCCTTACCGTAACTTACCTGTAAAAGGGCCGGATTTCCGGCCCTTTTTTATTGCCTTGTTATTATTTTTTGTTCCGTACTATACAGTCAGGCTATAAATGATATAGTGGTTATAGTTAACCTGTTTCTTATTATTAAATCGTCTTAAGCGATTGACCGCATGCGCTAAATCGGATGGTCTGGCATGAAATTACAGCAGCTTCGTTATATCGTTGAGGTGGTGAATCATAACCTTAACGTCTCTTCTACCGCCGAGGGGTTGTATACCTCGCAACCGGGCATCAGCAAACAAGTTCGTATGCTGGAGGACGAGTTAGGTATCCAGATATTTGCCCGCAGCGGTAAGCATCTCACCCAGGTGACGCCTGCGGGGCAGGAAATCATCCGCATTGCGCGTGAAGTCCTCTCCAAAGTCGATGCGATTAAGTCTGTGGCGGGAGAACACACCTGGCCGGATAAAGGTTCGCTGTATATTGCCACGACGCATACCCAGGCGCGCTATGCGCTACCCGGCGTTATCAAAGGCTTTATCGAGCGTTATCCTCGCGTCTCTTTGCATATGCATCAGGGCTCGCCAACGCAAATTGCTGAAGCCGTTTCCAAGGGGAATGCAGATTTTGCCATCGCCACCGAAGCGCTTCACCTGTATGACGATCTGGTGATGCTTCCATGCTATCACTGGAACCGTTCTATCGTGGTGACCCCCGATCACCCCCTGGCGGGCAAAGGGTCGGTCTCTATCGAAGAGCTGGCGCAATATCCGCTGGTAACGTATACGTTTGGCTTTACCGGACGGTCCGAGCTTGATACGGCCTTTAACCGGGCAGGGTTAACGCCGCGCATTGTCTTTACCGCGACGGACGCCGACGTGATTAAAACCTATGTGCGGCTTGGTCTGGGGGTGGGCGTTATTGCCAGCATGGCGGTGGATCCGGTGTCAGACCCTGACCTGGTGCGTCTTGATGCGCATGATGTTTTCAGTCATAGCACCACAAAGATTGGCTTCCGTCGCAGCACCTTCCTGCGCAGCTATATGTATGATTTTATTCAGCGCTTTGCCCCTCATTTAACGCGTGACGTGGTTGATACCGCCGTTGCATTACGCTCAAATGAAGATATTGAAGAGATGTTTAAAGACATCAAACTCCCCGAAAAATAATCACACCCGGTATCTTTCCCTTAGGGAAAGATACCGAAATAACGCCTCAAAGCTAAATTAGAATTATCATCATCTGCGTATCCCCTGTCATATAATGTCATTATCCATTTAATCCGTATGGTTATAATGTCGTGAATTGGCGACAAAAGTAGAAACTAATTTACGCCTTCGCAAATTTTTCTTTTCAATTATTTATTTCTGGTCAAAAGATTGAATATTTCATACCTTCCGGTGCGTAAATTCACTGGCTTTTCGGCTAAAGTTTCTTTAGGATTTATCTCAACAGATGATTAATTGTACCAATTGTTTGGTCCTAAATGATAAGCGATGTCGATTGTATGAGGTTAGCAATGCCTTCAGGAAGTGAAGAACCGCAAAGGGATCCTGCGCTCAAGCGTAAAGCCTGGCTGGCGGTCTTTCTCGTCTCTACCCTGTTTTGGGTGGTGGTTGCTCTCCTGGCCTGGAAATATTGGGGTTAAATATGGCAGTGACGGTACGTACAGAAACGGTAAAACAGATGTGTCAGCATCGTGACAACGGCCACAGAGGGCGTAAAGCACCTGCGACTGTTGTACCCGCGTCCTGGAAACTGACGCCGCAGCAGCAAGCGTTTATTGATGTGTTCGCAGAAGACGAACCCAAAAAACAATAATTTAGTTAATTGCGTAATGATGCAAATAGTCTGAATATCGACTCTGCACTTTCGTACTCTTTAATAAATACACATCAGCAATATAGCACTGAGGACTTACCTCGGAACTTTTAATAAATAATGCCTGGTGTCCCTATGATGAATAACATGACGTCTCACAAATACTGGTCATGGATCGGCGTTTTTACCGTGTCGATTCTGTTCTGGAGTCAGCTCATCTGGTTGGCCCTCCACTAAATTGTAAAACCTCGCTACGGCGGGGTTTTTTGTTTTTCCTTTCTGGACCAATCCTAAATTTATCAATTTGGGTTGTTATCAAAACGTTACGACATCTTTGTGTTATCTTTAATTACGGCCCTGATGATTGTCGGGGCATCTCTGTGATTAAGGAGGAGCTTATGTCGTTAACCCTACGCGAAGCCAGTAAGGATACGTTACAGGCAGAAAATAAAACCTGGCATTACTACAGCCTGCCGCTGGCTGCCAGAACGCTTGGGGACATTTCGCGTTTACCCAAGTCATTGAAAGTTTTACTGGAAAATCTGTTGCGCTGGCAGGACGGTGACTCTGTCACCCTCGATGATATCCAGGCGCTGGCAGGGTGGCTGGAAAATGCCCATGCCGACAGAGAAATCGCCTACCGCCCGGCCAGGGTGCTGATGCAGGACTTTACCGGTGTTCCTGCCGTCGTTGATTTAGCCGCGATGCGCGAGGCCGTTAAGCGTCTCGGCGGAGATACGGCAAAAGTGAATCCGCTTTCCCCCGTTGACCTCGTCATTGACCACTCCGTAACCGTTGACCGCTTTGGGGATGACGACGCCTTTGGCGAGAACGTGCGTCTGGAGATGGAGCGCAACCACGAGCGCTACGTGTTCCTGAAGTGGGGGCAGCAGGCGTTCAGCCGGTTTAGCGTGGTCCCGCCAGGGACCGGTATTTGTCACCAGGTTAACCTTGAATATCTGGGTAAAGCCGTCTGGAGTGAATTGCAGGATAAAGAGTGGGTCGCCTATCCGGACACGCTGGTGGGCACGGACTCCCATACCACCATGATCAACGGTCTGGGCGTGCTGGGCTGGGGCGTCGGGGGTATCGAAGCGGAAGCGGCCATGCTCGGCCAGCCGGTGTCCATGCTTATCCCTGACGTGGTGGGCTTCAAGCTCACCGGCAAGCTGTCTGAAGGCATTACCGCCACCGATCTGGTGCTCACCGTCACCCAGATGCTGCGTAAGCATGGTGTGGTGGGCAAGTTTGTAGAATTCTACGGGGATGGTCTGGATTCGCTGCCGCTGGCCGACCGCGCCACCATTGCCAATATGGCGCCGGAATACGGTGCAACCTGCGGCTTTTTCCCCATCGATGACGTCACGCTGGAATACATGCGCCTTAGCGGGCGCAGCGAAGAGCAGGTCGCGCTGGTGGAGGCCTATACCAAAGCGCAGGGCATGTGGCGAAACCCGGGCGATGAACCGGTCTTCACCAGCACGCTCGAACTCGATATGGGAAGCGTCGAGGCGAGCCTCGCCGGACCGAAACGTCCACAGGATCGGGTTGCGCTGAGTGACGTGCCAAAAGCCTTTGCCGCCAGCAATGCCCTTGAAGTGAACGTGGCGCAGAAAGATCACCGTCCGGTCGACTATGTTCTGAACGGACATCAGTATCAGCTCCCGGATGGCGCGGTTGTTATTGCGGCTATTACCTCCTGTACCAACACCTCGAACCCCAGCGTCTTAATGGCGGCCGGTCTGCTGGCGAAAAAGGCGGTAGAGCTTGGGCTAAAACCTCAGCCATGGGTCAAGGCCTCGCTGGCACCGGGTTCCAAAGTGGTATCGGATTACCTGGCGCAGGCCAAACTGACGCCGTACCTTGACGAACTGGGCTTTAACCTCGTGGGCTACGGCTGTACGACCTGTATTGGTAACTCCGGCCCGCTGCCTGAACCCATTGAAACGGCGATCAGGCAGGGTGACCTGACGGTAGGCGCGGTCTTGTCCGGTAACCGAAACTTTGAAGGGCGTATTCACCCGCTGGTGAAAACCAACTGGCTCGCCTCACCGCCGCTGGTTGTGGCATATGCCCTTGCAGGGAACATGAATATCAACCTGGCGACCGACCCGATTGGTCACGATCGCAAGAACGATCCTGTATACCTGAAAGATATCTGGCCATCTTCACGTGAAATCGCGCTGGCCGTTGAAAAGGTCTCAACCGAGATGTTCCGCAAAGAGTATGCGGAGGTCTTTGAAGGCACGCCGGAGTGGAAAACCATCAACGTCGTGGGCTCAGATACCTACGACTGGCAGGATGACTCGACCTATATTCGTCTGTCGCCGTTCTTTGATGAGATGCTGGCCGAGCCGGCACCGCTTAAGGATATCCACGGCGCGCGCATACTGGCGATGCTGGGAGATTCCGTCACGACCGACCATATCTCTCCGGCGGGGAGTATCAAAGCCGATAGCCCGGCAGGCCGTTATCTGCAAAGCCGGGGCGTCGAACGCCGCGATTTTAACTCCTACGGATCTCGTCGCGGTAATCATGAAGTCATGATGCGCGGAACGTTTGCCAACATCCGCATTCGTAACGAAATGGTCCCGGGCGTGGAAGGGGGCATGACGCGCCATCTGCCGGGGACGGAAGTCGTTTCGATCTATGATGCGGCGGTCAAATATCAACAGGAAGGAACGCCGCTGGCAGTGATCGCCGGGAAAGAGTACGGTTCCGGCTCCAGCCGCGACTGGGCGGCGAAAGGTCCGCGTCTGCTTGGCGTTCGCGTGGTCATCGCCGAATCGTTCGAACGTATTCACCGCTCGAATCTGATCGGTATGGGGATCCTGCCGCTCGAGTTCCCTCAGGGCGTGACGCGTAAAACGCTGGGACTGACCGGGGAAGAGCAGATTGAGATTAGCGGTCTGCAAAACCTGCAGCCGGGGAAAACGGTGCCGGTGAAGTTAACGCGGGCAGACGGGGAAACCGAGGTGCTGGATTGCCGGTGCCGTATTGATACGGCAACC
This region of Enterobacter asburiae genomic DNA includes:
- the trpL gene encoding trp operon leader peptide is translated as MTAHFTLHGWWRTS
- the rnm gene encoding RNase RNM, producing the protein MSDTTYAIIYDLHSHTQASDGLLTPEALVHRAVEMRVGTLAITDHDTTDAIPAARAEIARSGLALNLVSGVEISTVWENHEIHIVGLNIDIDHPALTAFLQEQKTRRNQRAEMIGERLEKAHIPGALEGAQKMANGGAVTRGHFARFLVDAGKATTMADVFKKYLARGKTGYVPPQWCTIKQAIDVIHHSGGKAVLAHPGRYNLSAKWLKRLLAHFAECGGEAMEVAQCQQAPNERAQLATYARQFGLLGSQGSDFHQPCAWIELGRKLWLPAGVEPVWQLWEQPQQIEEREV
- a CDS encoding L-threonylcarbamoyladenylate synthase, giving the protein MSQFFYIHPDNPQPRLINQAVEIVRKGGVIVYPTDSGYALGCKIEDKGAMERICRIRQLPDGHNFTLMCRDLSELSTYAYVDNVAFRLIKNNTPGNYTFILKGTKEVPRRLLQEKRKTIGMRVPSNPIAQALLETLGEPMLSTSLMLPGSEFTESDPEEIKDRLEKVVELIIHGGYLGQQPTTVVDLTEDAPEVIREGVGDVKPFL
- the rluB gene encoding 23S rRNA pseudouridine(2605) synthase RluB encodes the protein MSEKLQKVLARAGHGSRREIEAIIEAGRVSVDGKIATLGDRVEIVPGLKIRIDGHLISVKESAEQICRVLAYYKPEGELCTRNDPEGRPTVFDRLPKLRGARWIAVGRLDVNTCGLLLFTTDGELANRLMHPSREVEREYAVRVFGQVDENKLRDLSRGVQLEDGPAAFKTIKFTGGEGINQWYNVTLTEGRNREVRRLWEAVGVQVSRLIRVRYGDILLPKGLPRGGYTELDLTQTNYLRELVGLTPETTSKVAVEKDRRRMKANQIRRAVKRHSQVSSSRRSGSRNNNG
- the cobO gene encoding cob(I)yrinic acid a,c-diamide adenosyltransferase yields the protein MSEERHQQRQQRLKEQVDARVAAAQDERGIVIVFTGNGKGKTTAAFGTATRAVGHGQKVGVIQFIKGEWPNGERNLLEPHGVEFQVMATGFTWDTQNRETDTAACLAVWEHAKRMLANPSLNMVLLDEITYMVAYDYLPLEAVLDALKNRPVHQTVIVTGRGCHRDILEMADTVSELRPVKHAFDAGIKAQIGIDY
- a CDS encoding YciK family oxidoreductase encodes the protein MHYQPQKNLLQNRIILVTGASDGIGREAALTYAEYGANVILIGRNEEKLKNVAQEIEAVCGTPAPWYTLDLLTCTPAVCQELAQRISAHYPRLDGVLHNAGLLGEVRPMDEQDPDIWQQVMQVNVNGTFYLTQALLPLLLKSESGSLVFTSSSVGREGRANWGAYAVSKFATEGMMQVLAEEYQNRHLRVNCINPGGTRTKMRASAFPSEDPQKLKTPADIMPLYLWLMGDDSRRKTGMTFDAQPGRKPGISQ
- the sohB gene encoding protease SohB, which translates into the protein MELLSQYGLFLAKIATVVVAIAVVAVLIANLTQRKRQRGELRITRLSEQYKEMQEEMSLALLDSHQQKLWQKAQKKKHKQEAKAAKAKAKLNAPQDKATPRVYVLDFKGSMDAHEVSSLREEVTAVLAVATPQDQVVVRLESPGGVVHGYGLAASQLQRLREKQIPLTVAVDKVAASGGYMMACVADKIVAAPFSIIGSIGVVAQIPNFNRFLKNKEIDIELHTAGQYKRTLTLLGENTEEGRQKFREDLNETHHLFKDFVHRMRPTLDIEQVATGEHWYGVQAQEKGLVDEVGTSDDLLLNLMEGRELVGVRFTQRKRLLDRFTNSAAESADRLLLRWLQRGQKPLL
- a CDS encoding YciN family protein, encoding MQNTTQPIDRASLLIEANKLIRDHEDTLAGIEATGVEQRNGVLIFSGEYFLDEQGLPTPKSTAVFNMFKYLAHTLSEKYHLVD